A DNA window from Gigantopelta aegis isolate Gae_Host chromosome 4, Gae_host_genome, whole genome shotgun sequence contains the following coding sequences:
- the LOC121372054 gene encoding uncharacterized protein LOC121372054, which translates to MEDDEQLVENARDSGISRTFDLSEQSLKFIRTFLRGFGSGAALYAGFKVVGALTRNPFRKGIPNILTLLRRDYKDLLRFAGFLALYPSVYHLCVDLLKYYRQKQDGWTHSIAGGVASFTVIVENDSRRTFMTFFAIARALGAGLSTLVARETIPAIPFFDIMTFSACGAYIVYSAAVKPSNLSEGYYRSLLKWSRGFTDASLARIYRLPGDRFISCQEAGMHSDTCTKHALKDFFQSLLPFASLYLPIHLTPILVFRRKLLIERPKKTALSLVKNLFYSSAFLSSMVMLAKYTMCVLRNFEGKPPPAAGWIPSVAGVVCGLSLLWERVNRRKELAMFLIPHTLLGIYKMGLKSSPRLVSSSPLIVMLLFAVSMMTLMHAYERQPGSLTPLLGGLLKYFVGTRITVLPHTKHE; encoded by the exons ATGGAAGACGATGAACAACTAGTAGAGAACGCGCGAGATTCTGGTATTTCACGAACGTTTGACCTCTCAGAGCAAAGCTTGAAATTCATCAGGACATTTCTTCGAGGATTTGGAAGTGGAGCCGCTCTGTATGCGGGCTTTAAAGTTGTGGGGGCGCTCACCAGGAATCCGTTTCGGAAAGG AATCCCCAACATTCTGACGTTACTACGCCGAGATTACAAGGACTTGCTGCGGTTTGCTGGTTTTCTGGCCCTCTACCCCAGCGTCTATCACCTGTGTGTCGATCTTCTCAAATACTACAGACAGAAACAG GATGGATGGACACACAGCATTGCAGGGGGCGTGGCCAGCTTTACGGTGATCGTAGAGAATGATTCCAGGAGGACGTTCATGACCTTCTTCGCAATTGCACGTGCTCTTGGTGCGGGACTGTCAACGCTGGTTGCCAGGGAAACTATTCCAGCAATTCCTTTCTTCGATATTATGACGTTTTCGGCTTGTGGAGCTTACATTGTGTATTCTGCTGCCGTAAAACCGAGCAATCTCTCCGAGGGGTACTACAGGTCATTACTGAAATGGTCACGTGGTTTCACCGACGCTAGTCTGGCTCGAATCTACCGGTTACCCGGGGATCGATTTATTTCGTGCCAAGAAGCAGGGATGCATTCCGACACTTGTACAAAGCACGCGTTAAAAGATTTCTTCCAGAGTCTGCTGCCGTTTGCCAGTTTATACCTGCCAATACATCTTACTCCGATCCTTGTGTTTAGGCGGAAACTATTAATAGAACG GCCGAAGAAGACCGCACTATCACTTGTGAAAAACCTCTTCTACTCCAGCGCGTTTCTTTCATCCATGGTGATGCTAGCCAAATACACGATGTGTGTTCTTCGCAACTTCGAAGGGAAACCGCCGCCAGCCGCCGGGTGGATCCCGTCAGTAGCAGGAGTCGTCTGTGGACTGAGCTTACTGTGGGAGAGGGTGAACCGGCGGAAAGAGCTGGCCATGTTCCTCATCCCGCACACGCTGCTGGGCATCTACAAGATGGGTCTGAAGTCCAGCCCCAGGCTGGTGTCTTCCAGTCCTCTCATTGTAATGCTCCTCTTCGCAGTGTCCATGATGACGCTGATGCACGCCTATGAACGGCAGCCAGGGTCGCTGACGCCTCTGCTGGGAGGATTGTTGAAGTATTTTGTTGGAACAAGAATTACTGTTTTACCACACACCAAACACGAATGA
- the LOC121371124 gene encoding uncharacterized protein LOC121371124 — MILHLGKVVAANLAILACVSARSQYYFEKYPCSENDCSRDYPFCRLVVPPGCTHGNRQMCTADPACFSDVESPIPHGCTQGLPIEDANQQVIMCTEDRECPMNTRCEDPPSISYAKGEKPTGPRGTCCWDATKEPPNWRP, encoded by the exons ATGATTCTGCATTTAGGAAAAGTTGTAGCCGCAAATCTGGCC ATTTTAGCATGTGTGTCTGCTCGATCACAGTATTATTTCGAGAAATATCCCTGTAGC GAAAATGACTGCTCCCGGGACTACCCGTTCTGCCGATTGGTTGTACCGCCTGGCTGTACCCATGGTAACAGACAGATGTGTACCGCAGATCCTGCTTGCTTTA GCGATGTGGAGTCGCCGATACCACACGGCTGTACCCAGGGCCTGCCGATCGAAGACGCGAACCAACAGGTGATAATGTGTACAGAAGACCGGGAGTGCCCCATGAACACACGCTGTGAAGACCCGCCCAGTATCAGCTACGCCAAGGGCGAAAAACCAACCGGACCCCGGGGCACTTGTTGTTGGGACGCCACAAAAGAGCCCCCTAACTGGCGCCCGTAA